From the Leptospira licerasiae serovar Varillal str. VAR 010 genome, one window contains:
- a CDS encoding DNA processing protein DprA, whose amino-acid sequence MIAMAKKIDSKGQRLLFDFQVPDGETLNLNIDPALKEYLIKNSANTYPYHLNEISSKDWKDGIIPIFWKGNIDFINQPAVAVVGTRNPTERGIAAAKIITETLVKEGFVVVSGLAKGIDSVAHSCTLSLGGKTIGVLGTPIHQIYPAQNKKLGEEITDKGLLLSISRPEEGGNPYVFPRRNRLMALLTKATIIVEAGETSGVVHQAAECARLNRKLIFSKVLAEQNHEWVNRFMRSASATVINGSADLRSILQSLNIY is encoded by the coding sequence ATGATTGCAATGGCTAAAAAAATAGATTCAAAAGGCCAACGGCTTCTATTCGATTTTCAGGTCCCTGATGGTGAAACGTTAAATCTTAATATCGATCCAGCCTTAAAAGAATACTTAATTAAGAATTCTGCAAATACTTACCCTTACCATTTAAACGAAATATCTTCAAAAGATTGGAAGGATGGTATAATTCCCATTTTCTGGAAAGGGAATATTGATTTTATAAATCAACCTGCAGTGGCAGTTGTAGGTACTAGAAACCCGACAGAAAGAGGAATCGCTGCGGCAAAAATTATAACTGAAACTTTAGTAAAAGAAGGATTTGTAGTAGTTTCTGGATTAGCGAAAGGAATTGATAGCGTTGCTCACTCTTGTACGCTTTCGTTAGGTGGAAAAACAATCGGAGTTTTAGGTACTCCAATCCACCAAATTTACCCAGCACAAAACAAAAAGTTAGGTGAAGAAATAACAGATAAAGGATTATTGCTTTCCATTTCTCGACCCGAAGAAGGAGGCAATCCATACGTTTTTCCTCGTCGAAATCGACTGATGGCCTTACTTACTAAGGCTACGATAATCGTAGAAGCTGGCGAAACGTCCGGAGTGGTCCATCAAGCTGCCGAGTGCGCTAGATTAAATAGAAAGTTAATATTTTCAAAGGTATTAGCAGAGCAAAATCATGAATGGGTAAATCGCTTTATGCGATCTGCGAGTGCTACTGTTATTAATGGTTCAGCTGATCTTAGAAGCATATTACAATCATTGAATATATATTAA